Genomic segment of Streptomyces longhuiensis:
CCCGCACCGCCGCCTCCCGCAGCGCGTCCGCCGCCCCCCTGCGCCGCGCGCCCTCGGAGGCCCGCACCAGATCCGAGTAGACCCCGGCGACATGGTCCTCGATGTCCGCCGCGAGCCGCGCGGCCGCCGCCGAGTTCGGTACGGGGAAGGGCAGCGCGTAGGCGCCCGCGGACGGCTCCGGGTCGCCGCCGAGGTCGCGGACCGTGCGCCGCAGGTCGTCGCGGCGCGCGCGGTGGGAGTCGTACGCGGTGCGCGCCTCGGGCTTGCGGGCCTCGCTGATCCGGCCGCCGACGACGCCGTAGCCGTACACGGCCGCGTGCTCGGCGGCCAGTGCGGCCTGGACCGCGGTGAGGAGCTGCTTGTCGCTGTCGTCCTTGTCGCGCATGTCGGCCATGTCAGTCCTTCGTCAGCAGATACGCGTGGCCGGCGCCCGCGGCGGCCACCGAGGCGAGCAGGCGCGCCAGTTCGGCGGGGGCTTCGACCAGGGCGGCCGCACGGCGGTCGGCGATTTCCCGCTCGGCCTTCGCCAGCGCGCTCACCGTGTCCTTCTCGGAGGCCGGTGAGGCGGACGGCGACGGCGAGGGGGAGGCCGGTGCGGCCGGGCGGGCCGGCGCACCGAAGCTCTTCGCGTGCCGGGCCACCTCGTCGCGCAGCGGGCCGAGCCGTGCGGCCAGGGCCGGATGGGCCGCGAGCGCGGCCTCGTAACGGTCGAGCAGGTCGCCGCTGTCGCGGGCGGCGCGCGCCTTGATCCGCTGCGTGGCGGAGGCGCTGCGGGCGCCCCTGGCACCGTCCGACGCGGGGTCCTCGGCGTCGGAACAGCCCGTCAGGAGCGCGGCCCCGGCCACCGAGGCCAGCAGGCTCCTTCTACGCGGCCCGGCGGGGGCCCCAGTGGTCAACGGCACGGCAGACGTCCTCGGCAGGAAGGATGGCAGGAAGGATTCAGCAGGAGCGGCGGGCGGCAGGCCCGGTGATCACCGTACCTTCGGCCCCTGCCTGGTGGACGGCAACACCCCCCTGGACCGGATACCCTTTGACCTGACGCACGACGAGACCACAACAGCACACGCGGCCGAGGAGTCACCCGGATGAGCACCACCCAGAGCGAGAGGCTGCGGTCACTACTGGAACCGCTCGTGAGCTCCCAGGGCCTCGATCTCGAAGAGATCGAAGTGGCATCGGTCGGACGTAAGCGAGTGCTGCGAGTCGTCGTCGACTCCGATTCCGGAGCCGACCTGGACCAGGTCGCCGATGTGAGCCGCGCGCTCTCGGCGAAGCTCGACGAGACGGACGCCATGGGCGAGGGCGAGTACGACCTCGAGGTCGGCACCCCCGGCGCCGAGCGGCCGCTGACCGAGCACAGGCACTACGTGCGTGCCGTCGACCGTCTGGTGAAGTTCCAGCTGGCCGACGGCGCCGACACCGAGCTCGTCGCGCGGATCCTGAAGGTCGACGACGAGGGCCTGGACCTCGAGGTGCCCGGCGTGAAGGGGCGCAAGCCCACCGCCCGCAGGCTCACCTTCGACGACATCGCCAAGGCGCGTGTCCAGGTCGAGTTCAACCGTAAGAACAAGAACGAAGAGAATGCAGAGGAGGCGTAGCCGTGGACATCGACATGAGTGCCCTGCGGGGTCTGGTGCGGGAGAAGGAGATCTCCTTCGACCTGCTGGTCGAAGCGATCGAGTCGGCCCTCCTCATCGCCTACCACCGCACCGAGGGAAGCCGTCGCCACGCGCGCGTGCGCCTCGACCGTGAGAGCGGACATGTGACGGTGTGGGCGAAGGAGGACCCGGCGGAACTCGAAGAGGGCCAGGAGGCCCGGGAGTTCGACGACACCCCGTCCGACTTCGGCCGTATCGCCGCGACGACCGCGAAGCAGGTCATCCTGCAGCGGCTGCGCGACGCCGAGGACGACGCGACGCTCGGCGAGTACGCCGGCCGCGAGGGCGACATCGTGACGGGCGTGGTCCAGCAGGGCCGCGACCCGAAGAACGTGCTCGTCGACATCGGCAAGCTCGAGGCCATCCTGCCGGTGCAGGAGCAGGTCCCGGGCGAGGAGTACCAGCACGGCATGCGCCTTCGCTCGTACGTGGTGCGCGTGGCGAAGGGTGTGCGCGGTCCTTCCGTGACCCTGTCGCGCACGCACCCGAACCTGGTGAAGAAGCTGTTCGCGCTCGAGGTCCCCGAGATCGCCGACGGTTCCGTGGAGATCTCCGCCATCGCGCGCGAGGCCGGACACCGCACGAAGATCGCGGTCCGCTCGACCCGCTCCGGCCTGAACGCCAAGGGTGCCTGCATCGGCCCGATGGGCGGCCGTGTGCGCAATGTCATGGCCGAGCTCAACGGCGAGAAGATCGACATCGTCGACTGGTCCGACGACCCGGCGGACATGGTGGCCAACGCTCTGTCCCCGGCGCGCGTGTCCAAGGTCGAGGTCGTGGACATGGCCGCCCGCTCGGCGCGGGTGATCGTGCCGGACTACCAGCTGTCGCTCGCCATCGGCAAGGAGGGCCAGAACGCCCGCCTCGCCGCACGGCTCACGGGCTGGCGGATCGACATCCGTCCGGACACCGAGCAGCAGCCGGCGGAGTAGCCACCACAAAGATCACGACAACAACCGTTCGATTTTTGCCCCAAAGGGGTGAGGTCGGTGCGGGGAGGTAGACTTAAGCGTGTCTGGCCGGACGCATGCCGGTGCATGCCCAGAGCGCACGTGTGTGGGATGCCGGGAGCGAACGGCCAAGAGCGATCTGCTGCGCATCGTGGTGATCGAGGGTGAATGTGTCCCCGATCATCGCGGTACGCTGCCCGGCCGGGGTGCGTATGTGCACCCCGCCATGGTCTGTCTCGACCTGGCGGTCCGCCGCCGGGCGTTCCAGCGGGCGTTCAAAGCCCCTGGACCGTTCGATACGGAGGCACTGCGCCACCGCGTCGAGCAGGTAACACCGTAGAACGTGCCGTACGGGACCCCGTGCGGTCCTGGTACCCCCGCGAGTTGGAAGTAGGTCGAGATTGCGATGAGCACTCGATGAGCACGCGATGAGTACGCCCATGAAGTAGCGACGGTCCGGCGTAACCCGGACCTAAAAGGAGCGAAGTGGCTAAGGTCCGGGTATACGAACTCGCCAAGGAGTTCGGGGTGGAGAGCAAGGTCGTCATGGCCAAGCTCCAAGAACTCGGTGAATTTGTCCGTTCGGCGTCCTCGACGATCGAGGCGCCTGTAGTACGCAAGCTGACTGACGCCCTCCAGCAGGGCAGTGGCGGCGGCAAGCCCGCCGCCCGCAAGGCCGCGCCCGCGAAGCCCTCGCCGGCCCGTCCGACCCCGTCTCCGGCGCAGGCCGCAAAGCCTGCAGCTCCGCGCCCGCCGGCTCCCAAGCCTGCCGCCGCGGAGAAGCCCGCTGCCGCCGCCCCGGTGACCCCGGCCGCCGGTCAGCGTCCGACGCCCGGCCCGAAGCCGGCACCGCGTCCCGCGGCTCCGGCCCCGGCCGCGCCCGAGTTCACGGCGCCGCCCGCGGCTCCGGCCGCTCCCGCTGCCCAGGCCCCCGCGGCCTCCCCGGCAGCCGGTCCGCGCCCGGGTGCCCGTCCCGGTGCCCCCAAGCCCGGTGGCGCCCGTCCGGCCGGTCCCGGCCAGGGTGGTCAGGGTCAGGGTCAGGGTCGTGGCGACCGCGGCGACCGTCAGGGTGCCCCGCGCCCCGGCGGCCAGGGTCAGGGCCAGCGTCCCGGCGGTCGTCCCGCCGGCCCGCGTCCCGGTAACAACCCGTTCACCTCTGGTGGCTCCACCGGCATGGCGCGCCCCCAGGCGCCCCGTCCCGGCGGTGCCCCGCGTCCCGGCGGCGGCCAGGGTGGCCCCGGCGGCCCGCGCCCGCAGGGTGGCCCCGGTGGCGCCCCGCGTCCGCAGGGTCAGGGCGGCGCCCGTCCGACTCCGGGCGGCATGCCCCGTCCGCAGGCCGGCGCTCCGCGTCCGGGTGGTGCCCCCGGTGGTAACCGTCCGAACCCGGGCATGATGCCGCAGCGTCCCGCTGCCGGCAGCCCGCGTCCCGGTGGTGGCCCCGGCGGTGGCCGTGGTCCCGGCGGCGGCGGTCGCCCGGGTGGCGGCGGCGGTCGTCCCGGTGGCGGTGGCGGTTTCGCCGGTCGTCCCGGTGGCGGCGGCGGCTTCGCCGGTCGTCCGGCCGGTCCCGGTGGCGGCGGTGGCGGTTTCGCCGGTCGTCCCGGTGGCGGTGGCGGCTTCGCCGGTCGTCCCGGTGGCGGTCGTCCCGGTGGTCCGGGTGCCCGCGGTGGCACACAGGGTGCGTTCGGCCGTCCCGGCGGGCCCGCCCGTCGTGGCCGTAAGTCGAAGCGGCAGAGGCGCCAGGAGTACGAGGCCATGCAGGCCCCGTCGGTCGGCGGCGTCATGCTGCCTCGCGGCAACGGACAGTCCGTCCGTCTGTCGCGCGGTGCCTCCCTCACCGACTTCGCGGAGAAGATCAACGCCAACCCGGCGTCGCTCGTCGCCGTGATGATGAACCTCGGCGAGATGGTCACTGCCACGCAGTCCGTCTCCGACGAGACGCTGAAGCTCCTCGCGGATGAGATGAACTACATCCTCGAGATCGTCAGCCCCGAGGAGGAGGACCGCGAGCTGCTCGAGTCCTTCGACATCGAGTTCGGCGAGGACGAGGGTGGCGAGGAGTTCCTCGTCGCGCGTCCGCCGGTCGTGACCGTCATGGGTCACGTCGACCACGGTAAGACCCGACTGCTCGACACCATCCGCAAGACGAACGTCGTCGCGGGTGAGGCCGGCGGTATCACGCAGCACATCGGTGCGTACCAGGTCTCCACCGAGGTCAACGAAGAAGAGCGCCGCATCACCTTCATCGACACCCCGGGTCACGAGGCGTTCACCGCCATGCGTGCCCGTGGTGCCAAGTCGACCGACATCGCGATCCTCGTGGTGGCGGCCAACGACGGTGTCATGCCGCAGACGATCGAGGCGCTGAACCACGCGAAGGCGGCCAACGTGCCGATCGTCGTCGCGGTCAACAAGATCGACGTCGAGGGTGCCGACCCGACCAAGGTGCGCGGTCAGCTCACCGAGTTCGGTCTGGTGGCCGAGGAGTACGGCGGCGACACGATGTTCGTCGACATCTCCGCCAAGCAGGGGCTGAACATCGACTCCCTGCTCGAGGCCGTGGTCCTGACCGCGGACGCCTCGCTCGACCTGCGGGCCAACCCGGAGCAGGACGCGCAGGGTATTGCGATCGAGTCCCACCTCGACCGTGGCCGCGGTGCCGTGTCGACCGTCCTCGTCCAGCGCGGCACGCTGCGCATCGGCGACACGATGGTCGTCGGCGACGCGTACGGCCGTGTCCGCGCGATGCTCGACGACAACGGGAACAACGTCGAGGAAGCGGGTCCCTCGACCCCCGTCCTCGTCCTCGGTCTCACCAACGTCCCGGGTGCCGGCGACAACTTCCTGGTGGTCGACGAGGACCGTACGGCCCGTCAGATCGCCGAGAAGCGTGCCGCTCGCGAGCGCAACGCCAACTTCGCGCGGCGTGGTGTCCGGTTCTCCCTGGAGAACCTGGACGAGGCCCTCAAGGCCGGTCTGGTGCAGGAACTCAACCTCATCATCAAGGGCGACGCGTCCGGTTCGGTGGAGGCTCTCGAGTCCTCGCTGCTCCAGCTCGACGTCGGCGAAGAGGTCGACATCCGCGTCCTGCACCGCGGCGTGGGTGCCGTCACCGAGTCGGACATCGACCTGGCGACCGGCTCCGACGCGATCGTCATCGGCTTCAACGTCCGCGCTGCGGGCCGCGCGGCCCAGATGGCGGACCGCGAGGGCGTCGACGTCCGCTACTACTCGGTGATCTACCAGGCCATCGAGGAGATCGAGGCGGCCCTCAAGGGCATGCTCAAGCCGGAGTACGAAGAGGTCGAGCTCGGCACGGCGGAGATCCGCGAGATCTTCCGCTCGTCCAAGCTGGGCAACATCGCCGGTGTGCTCGTCCGGTCCGGCGAGGTCAAGCGCAACACCAAGGCGCGCCTGCTGCGCGATGGCAAGGTCATCGCGGAGAACCTCAACATCTCCGGTCTGCGTCGCTTCAAGGACGACGTCACTGAGATCCGCGAAGGCTTCGAGGGCGGTATCAACCTCGGAAACTTCAACGACATCAAGATCGACGACGTCATCGCGACGTACGAGATGCGCGAGAAGCCGCGCGCCTGATCCGCGCACGGTGAAGGTCGGGGCCGGTCGGCGGGACGAAATCCCGTCGATCGGCCCCGGCCGTTGCGTGTACGGTTCTGGTGTCCCTGCCAAGTGGTTGGCGGGGCCACGAACCCGAACCGGCGGGACATCCGGACACACATGTATGTGGGGACTCTGTCCTTTGATCTGCTCCTCGGCGACGTCCACTCGCTGAAGGAGAAACGCTCCGTGATCCGCCCGATCGTCGCCGAACTCCAGCGCAAGTACGCGGTGAGTGCGGCGGAGACCGGGAACCAGGAACTTCACCGCAGGGCCGAGATCGGCCTGGCGATGGTCTCCGGGGACACGGGGCACCTCACCGACGTACTGGACCGGTGCGAGCGTCTGATCGCCGCCCGTCCCGAGGTGGAGCTGCTCTCCGTTCGACGCAGGCTCCACGGCGACGAAGACTGACTTTAAGAGCAAGGCGAAGAAGGAGACGGCGCAGTGGCCGACAACGCGCGGGCGAAAAGGCTGGCGGACCTCATCCGAGAGGTGGTGGCCAAGAAGCTCCAGCGCGGGATCAAGGACCCGCGGCTCGGTACGCATGTGACCATCACGGACACCCGGGTGACGGGTGACCTGCGGGAGGCGACCGTCTTCTACACGGTCTACGGCGACGACGAGGAGCGTGCCGCTGCCGCGGCCGGCCTCGAGAGCGCCAAGGGCGTACTCCGTTCGGCGGTGGGCCAGGCGGCCGGCGTGAAGTTCACGCCGACCCTGGCCTTCGTGGCGGATGCCCTGCCGGACAACGCCAAGGCCATCGATGACCTCCTCGACAAGGCCAGGATCTCGGACGCGAAGGTCCGGGAGGCGTCCGCCGGTGCCGAGTTCGCCGGGGGCGCGGACCCGTACCGCAAGCCCGAGGACGAGGACGGCGCGGACGAGGACGGCGAAGCCTCGGAATGACGCAGAAGAACACCCCGACGCCCGACGGTCTTGTCATTGTCGACAAGCCGTCGGGCTTCACTTCGCACGACGTGGTGGCCAAGATGCGCGGGATCGCGAAGACCCGCCGCGTCGGCCACGCGGGCACGCTCGACCCCATGGCGACCGGTGTCCTGGTCCTCGGCGTGGAGCGGGCGACCAAGCTGCTCGGCCATCTCGCGCTGACCGAGAAGGAGTATCTGGGCACGATCCGGCTCGGCCAGAACACGCTGACCGACGACGCCGAGGGCGACCTCACGTCGTCCACGGACGCGTCCGGCGTGCGCCGCGACGCGATCGACGCCGGGGTCGCCAAGCTGACCGGCGCCATCATGCAGGTGCCGTCCAAGGTCAGCGCCATCAAGATCAACGGCGTGCGTTCCTACAAGCGGGCCCGTGAGGGCGAGGAGTTCGAGATCCCGGCGCGGCCGGTCACCGTCTCGTCCTTCACCGTCTACGACATAAGGGACGCGGTCGCCGAGGACGGCACCCCGGTCCTGGATCTGGTCGTCTCGGTGGTCTGCTCGTCAGGGACGTACATCCGGGCGCTCGCCCGGGACCTGGGCGCGGACCTGGGCGTCGGCGGTCACCTCACGGCGCTGCGGCGCACGCGGGTCGGCCCCTACAAGCTGGACTCCGCGCGCACCCTCGACCAGCTCCAGGAGGAGCTGACCGTGATGCCCGTCGCGGACGCCGCCACCGCCGCGTTCCCCCGCTGGGACGTGGACGCCAAGCGCGCCAAGCTGCTGCTCAACGGGGTCCGTCTGGAGGTGCCCGGCGAGTACGCGGGCGCCGGGCCCGTCGCGGTGTTCGACCCCGAGGGTGTGTTCCTCGCGCTCGTGGAGGAGTCGAAGGGCAAGGCGAAGAGCCTCGCCGTCTTCGGCTGATCTCTTCGCCGGCCCCCGCCGTGGAGCGGCGCGCGCAGTCAGTCGCGTGCCGCTCCACGATCCCCCCTCCAAGGGTCTATCCATCACCCCTGATCTGTTCACCCCTTCGGGCGGGCGCTCGGAGTGAACCGAGGGAGTGGAAGGGGGCGCGTTCGCTCCGGCGCCTGTTCCGCTGATCACCGTGCGCCTACCGTCGGTCCTACGGGGCGTGGCGGGAGGTTCGACGATGGCGGGACGTGGCCCCCGGGCCGGCGACGGGGACGCGACGGGTCCCGGGACCGGGCCGCTCCTCGTCCATGTCTTCGATCTGGCCGGACGCCCGCGCGGCGTCGGCTTCGTCGCCGACGACCACGGCACCGTCGTCACCAGCCATGAAGTGGTCGACGGACTCGGCCGCGTCGTGCTGCGCGCGCCCGGCGGGATCACCTGCGTCGTGGGCGCCGCAGACGTGGTCCCGCTGCCCGAGTCGGCCCTCGCGCTCATCCGCACCGACGCGACGGAAGGCCTGGGGATGCGCCCGCTGCCGGTGGCCGTCCGGGGCCCGGCCGGAGCGGGGGCCTATGTGCGGATCGCCGCCGGGGGCTGGCGCGAGGCGCGCGTCCTCGGTCATGCCGACGTCACGTACACCGCGACCGACCGCTTCCACATCGTTCCCGGGGCCATGGAGCTGGCCATCGGCACGGACGGCCGCGACGCGCTGCGCCTCGGGGGAGGGGCGGCCGGGGGACCTGTCGTCGACGCCGCTTCGGGTGCCGTCCTCGCCGTTCTCGGGACCGCGCTCGAGGCCGGGCATCGGGCCGCCGCCGGATTCGCCGTGCCGCTGCGGGAGGCCGCTGCGGCCGACCCGCAGGGGCCCCTCGCCGCGCTCCTCGCGCGGAACGCGGCCACCGTGCCGGTGTACGGGGACGATCTCAATCTGGCGGGCGCGCTCCAGCTGACGGCCACGTCGGTCGGGTCCGACGGGCCGGGTGCGGTCCTCGGCCCGGAGCCGGTCGAACGGCCCGAAGTGGCAAGGGAGTTCGCCGCGTTCGAGGCGTCCGGCGCGGCGGTCCTGGCCCTCGTGGGAGCGCCGGGCAGTGGCCGTACGACGGAGCTCGCCGCCTGTGCCGCGCGACGCGGCCGCGGGGCCCACCCCGCCCCCACCCTCTGGCTGCGCGGCGCGGACCTGCACGGCGACGACCGGAGCGTGGCCGACGCCGCGAGGCGGGCGCTGGTCAGGGCCGGGCGCATCGTCGCGGCGTCACTGCCCGGGGCCGTACCCGGACAGACCGGCGAGCCCGGGGGCCCGGAGCCCAGCGGCGTCGGTGTCGGCGATGTGTCGCCGGAGCGGATCGCGGCGCCCGCGCGCGCCGCCGGCCGGCCCCTCGTACTGCTGCTCGACGGGCCCGAGGAGATGCCGCCCGTCCTGGCGCACCGGCTGGCGGAGTGGACCGAGGGCACGACGCGCTGGCTGCGGGAGACCGGCGTGCGGCTCGTCGTGGCGTGCCGGGGGGAGTACTGGGAGCGCGCGGGCGTACTGTTCCCGCCTGATGTGCTGTACGGACGCGCCGGGCGGCTGCCCGCCTGTGTCCCGCTGGGGGAGCTGACCGGGGACCAGGCCCGCGTGGCGCGGGAGCGGTACGGGCTGCCCGAGGACGCGCTCGCCGGCCGCGACGCGCGGCATCCGCTCGCGCTGCGGCTGCTCGCCGAGGTGCGGGCCGCGCTGCCCGGGCCCCCGCCGGGGAGCGCCGACCGGGACGCCGTCTTCGCCGCCTATCTCGACCTCATGTGCCTGCGGGTGGCGGTGCGCCTCGCCGATGTGAACGGGCTGCGCGGCACGGCCGTGCGCAGGCTCGCCGCCCGGGTGTCCGGGCAGGTCCACGAGGCGGCGCGGCGCTGCCTGGGGCCGGGGCAGGGCGAGCTGGACCGGGAGGCGTTCGAGGAGGTGTTCCCCTGGGGCGCGCTGCCGGGGCGCCGCGGCGGAGGCGTCACGGCGTGGGCCCCGGCCGTCCTCACCGAAGGCGTACTCGTCCCCGCGGGGCGCGGCTACCGGTTCGCGCACGAGGAGGTCGCCGACTGGATCCAGGGCATGCACCTGGACCTGGACGAGGCGCTGCGGGCACTCGTGCACCGCGACCGGGACGCCGTCCGGGCCGCGCCCACGGTGCCCGTGCCCCGGCACCGCGCGGGCCCCGTCGTCCAGGCCCTCCTCCTCGTCGAACGCCAGCAGGGACCGGCCCAACTGGGCGTACACCTGGCTGAGTTGGCGCTCAGATCTCTCACGCCCGGCGACGCCGACGCCTCCTGGTGGGCCGCCCACCTCGTCGAGGAGGCGCTCCTGCGCGTGCCCGACGCCACTCCCTATCTCGGGGTGCTCGAACCGCTCGCCGACCGTGGACGCCTCGACCCCTCGTTCTGGCGCCGGATCCCCGTCACGGACGCCGACCGCCTCGGTCTCCTGCGCCGCCTCGTCGTGCACGATCCGCCGCCCGGGAGCCACGACCGCCACCTGGACACCGTCGCCGACCTGCTCACCGCCGACCCGGCCGGCGTCCAGGTCCACCTCACCCGCTGGTTCGACGACGCGCGGCCGCTGCCCGCCCTCCCCGACGCGACCGTCGCCACCGCGGCCCAGGCGCTCCTGCACACCCACCGGCACCGCGCCGTCGACGACCTCACCGAGGCCCTCGCCGACTGCGCGCACCCGCACGCCCACGAACTGCTCGCCGTGCTCGCCGACGAGGAGCCGTCGGCGCTGTGTCGCGCCGTCGACCGCTGGGCCCACGACGAGCGCCCCGCCCGCCGCGCGTCCGCCGTCACCTACGCCCTGCGGGTCGCCCCGCACGTCACCACCGACGCCGATCGCGGCCTGCTGCGCTACGCCGCGCTCGCCCTGCTCGCCCGCACCACCGACAGCGCCCGGCACGGCGCCGCGCTCGCCCTCCTCGTGCGCGACCCGCAGACCCGCGACGCCTATCTGACGCGCGCCCTGGAGCGGTTCGCGGAGGGCGATGCCCAGTTGCCCGTGAGCGCGCTGGCCGCCGCGCTTGCCACGCACCCGGAGCCGGTTCTGGGCGCCTTCCGGGCCCGTGTGCGGGAGCCGGGCGGTGCGGCCGACGTGCTGGGGACGCTCGCCGGCGTGACCGCGCCCGCGCTCGCGCGGCGGGCGGCCGCCCTCGTGCAGGACCTCTCGGCGGACCGGCCCGACGCCGCTCAGGACGTCGCCGCGTACGTCGACCGGTGCCTGGAGCACGGGCCGGCCGGGCGGGCGGTGCTCTTTCCCCTCGTCACAGGGCTGCTCCGGACCTGTCCGGCCCCCGGGCGGGCCGCGCTCGCGCCCGTACTCGCCGCGCCCGGCACGGGCGCCTCACGGGCCCTGCGTGGCGAGCTCCTCGACGTACTGCTCGCCCACGAGGACGACCCGGACGTGCTCGACGCCGTCCTGCGGACCGCCGCCCGCAGCGCCGGGGGCGCCGGAGCGAACCGCACCCGCGACCTGGTGCGGCGCACCGGACAGCGGCTCGTCCGCACTCCGGAGGGAGCCGCCCGCTTCGACCGCGCCCTCGTCGAGTTCGCCGACTCGGTGCCCGGGTTCGCCGCCCTCCTCGTCCAGTGGCTGGCGGGGGCGCCGCGCGAGTGGGCCGCCCTCGTCGGGCCGAGCGCCCGCCGCGTGATCGGGGGTCTGGCCGGGGTACGCGTACCCGCCTGACCTGCCCCGGCCGGTACGGCGCCTCCCGATGCGGGGCGTGGGCGCTCGGCATGGCACTCTTAGACCTGCGTATTCGGCAAAGAGACGTAACAGTCGTACACAGGTTCGCGAGGAGCAATCACCGTGCAGCGCTGGCGTGGCTTGGAGGACATCCCCCAGGACTGGGGGCGCAGCGTCGTCACCATCGGCTCCTACGACGGAGTGCACCGCGGCCATCAGTTGATCATCGGCCGGGCCGTCGAACGGGCCCGTGAGCTCGGTGTGCCCGCCGTCGTGGTCACCTTCGACCCGCACCCCAGCGAGGTCGTGCGCCCCGGCAGCCACCCTCCGCTGCTCGCCCCGCACCACCGGCGCGCGGAACTGATGGCCGAGCTCGGCGTCGACGCCCTGCTGATCCTGCCGTTCACCACCGAGTTCTCCAAGCTGTCGCCGGCCGAGTTCGTCGCGAAGGTCCTGGTCGACAAGCTGCACGCGCGCCTCGTCGTCGAGGGGCCGAACTTCCGCTTCGGCCACCGCGCCGCGGGCAATGTCGCGTTCCTCGCCGAGCAGGGCACGACGTACGACTTCGAGGTCGAGGTCGTCGACCTGTACGTGAGCGGCTCGGCGGGCGGCGGCGAGCCCTTCTCGTCCACGCTGACCCGCCGGCTCGTCGCCGAAGGCGACATGGAGGGTGCGCGCGAGATCCTCGGCCGCCCGCACCGCGTCGAGGGCGTGGTCGTGCGCGGCGCCCAGCGCGGCCGTGAGCTGGGCTTCCCGACCGCCAACGTCGAGACGCTCCCGCACACCGCGATCCCGGCGGACGGCGTCTACGCCGGCTGGCTGCACGTCGGGGACGAGGCGATGCCCGCCGCGATCTCCGTGGGCACCAACCCGCAGTTCGACGGCACCGAGCGCACCGTCGAGGCGTACGCCATCGACCGGGTGGGCCTCGACCTGTACGGCCTGCACGTGGCCGTGGACTTCCTCGCCTATGTGCGCGGGATGGCCAAGTTCGACTCGATCGACGCGCTCCTGGTCGCCATCGCGGACGACGTGAAGCGGTCGCGGGAGCTCATTGAGGCGTACGACGGCAAGTGACCCGGGCGTGGGCGGAGGTCTCGGGGGCCGCTGCCCCCGGACCCCCGGTCCTCAAACGCCGGACGGGCTGACTTGTGCCGTCGCCCAGTGGCATGCCACCTGGGTCTCG
This window contains:
- a CDS encoding serine protease is translated as MAGRGPRAGDGDATGPGTGPLLVHVFDLAGRPRGVGFVADDHGTVVTSHEVVDGLGRVVLRAPGGITCVVGAADVVPLPESALALIRTDATEGLGMRPLPVAVRGPAGAGAYVRIAAGGWREARVLGHADVTYTATDRFHIVPGAMELAIGTDGRDALRLGGGAAGGPVVDAASGAVLAVLGTALEAGHRAAAGFAVPLREAAAADPQGPLAALLARNAATVPVYGDDLNLAGALQLTATSVGSDGPGAVLGPEPVERPEVAREFAAFEASGAAVLALVGAPGSGRTTELAACAARRGRGAHPAPTLWLRGADLHGDDRSVADAARRALVRAGRIVAASLPGAVPGQTGEPGGPEPSGVGVGDVSPERIAAPARAAGRPLVLLLDGPEEMPPVLAHRLAEWTEGTTRWLRETGVRLVVACRGEYWERAGVLFPPDVLYGRAGRLPACVPLGELTGDQARVARERYGLPEDALAGRDARHPLALRLLAEVRAALPGPPPGSADRDAVFAAYLDLMCLRVAVRLADVNGLRGTAVRRLAARVSGQVHEAARRCLGPGQGELDREAFEEVFPWGALPGRRGGGVTAWAPAVLTEGVLVPAGRGYRFAHEEVADWIQGMHLDLDEALRALVHRDRDAVRAAPTVPVPRHRAGPVVQALLLVERQQGPAQLGVHLAELALRSLTPGDADASWWAAHLVEEALLRVPDATPYLGVLEPLADRGRLDPSFWRRIPVTDADRLGLLRRLVVHDPPPGSHDRHLDTVADLLTADPAGVQVHLTRWFDDARPLPALPDATVATAAQALLHTHRHRAVDDLTEALADCAHPHAHELLAVLADEEPSALCRAVDRWAHDERPARRASAVTYALRVAPHVTTDADRGLLRYAALALLARTTDSARHGAALALLVRDPQTRDAYLTRALERFAEGDAQLPVSALAAALATHPEPVLGAFRARVREPGGAADVLGTLAGVTAPALARRAAALVQDLSADRPDAAQDVAAYVDRCLEHGPAGRAVLFPLVTGLLRTCPAPGRAALAPVLAAPGTGASRALRGELLDVLLAHEDDPDVLDAVLRTAARSAGGAGANRTRDLVRRTGQRLVRTPEGAARFDRALVEFADSVPGFAALLVQWLAGAPREWAALVGPSARRVIGGLAGVRVPA
- a CDS encoding bifunctional riboflavin kinase/FAD synthetase, encoding MQRWRGLEDIPQDWGRSVVTIGSYDGVHRGHQLIIGRAVERARELGVPAVVVTFDPHPSEVVRPGSHPPLLAPHHRRAELMAELGVDALLILPFTTEFSKLSPAEFVAKVLVDKLHARLVVEGPNFRFGHRAAGNVAFLAEQGTTYDFEVEVVDLYVSGSAGGGEPFSSTLTRRLVAEGDMEGAREILGRPHRVEGVVVRGAQRGRELGFPTANVETLPHTAIPADGVYAGWLHVGDEAMPAAISVGTNPQFDGTERTVEAYAIDRVGLDLYGLHVAVDFLAYVRGMAKFDSIDALLVAIADDVKRSRELIEAYDGK